One genomic window of Kaistia geumhonensis includes the following:
- a CDS encoding tryptophan halogenase family protein, protein MGAQPHFVIVGGGTAGWLAAFIINDKARRLKLDARVTVVESSKIPTVGVGEGSTAALRVLMQYFNLNELEFFRETGATFKLGIRHKDWRRVGFTYDGPIDDPHQVVKPPQGAPSDYLNVYAVAAGRKLQDMHLFGPLLEQKKAPYAVKDDGTLLPLGPFHHAFHFDQARVGKFLKERSRGVATVDATIAGVERDGETGFIRALSLDDGSRLEGDFFVDATGFRKRIIVKELEAPWVSYARELPVNRALPFWIDIKEGDEIANYTLAWALEAGWMWQIPTQGRYGCGYVFSDEFKTPDEAHAEIERVLGHPVEVRDDIRFQIGRLATPWLGNCLAVGLASSFLEPLEATSIHGSIVQLMLFADNYLKHPGDMNDADRADYNRRIGRQVDDFRTFINTHYVTEREDTAFWSNVSAERLHPETKQRLALWKKEMPRREHFPSFLGGLPHVETQLHYPVLDGLGLLDPQLARAEMARDPKLRQFARETYEGLVREYRAAAAKALGHGDFLRHVNALG, encoded by the coding sequence TTGGGCGCTCAACCACATTTCGTGATTGTCGGCGGCGGCACCGCCGGCTGGCTAGCGGCATTCATCATCAACGACAAGGCGCGGCGGCTGAAGCTCGACGCGCGCGTGACCGTGGTCGAATCCTCGAAGATCCCGACCGTCGGCGTCGGCGAGGGATCGACCGCTGCGCTTCGCGTCTTGATGCAGTATTTCAACCTCAACGAGCTCGAGTTCTTCCGCGAGACCGGCGCGACCTTCAAGCTCGGCATCCGGCACAAGGATTGGCGCCGCGTCGGCTTCACCTATGACGGGCCGATCGACGATCCGCATCAGGTTGTGAAGCCACCGCAGGGGGCCCCCTCCGACTATCTCAACGTCTATGCCGTCGCGGCTGGCCGAAAGCTGCAGGACATGCACCTGTTCGGGCCGCTGCTGGAACAGAAGAAGGCGCCCTACGCCGTCAAGGATGACGGCACACTGCTGCCACTCGGCCCCTTTCACCACGCCTTCCACTTCGATCAGGCGCGGGTAGGCAAGTTCCTCAAGGAGCGCTCACGCGGCGTCGCCACGGTCGATGCCACCATCGCGGGGGTCGAGCGCGACGGCGAGACAGGGTTCATTCGCGCACTCTCGCTCGACGACGGCAGCCGGCTCGAAGGCGACTTCTTCGTCGACGCCACCGGCTTCCGCAAACGCATCATCGTCAAGGAACTCGAAGCGCCCTGGGTGTCCTATGCCCGGGAACTGCCCGTCAACCGCGCCCTGCCCTTCTGGATCGACATCAAGGAAGGCGACGAGATCGCCAACTATACCCTCGCCTGGGCGCTCGAGGCCGGGTGGATGTGGCAGATCCCGACACAGGGACGCTATGGCTGCGGCTATGTCTTCTCGGACGAATTCAAGACGCCCGACGAGGCCCATGCCGAGATCGAGCGCGTGCTCGGCCATCCCGTCGAAGTGCGCGACGACATCCGCTTCCAGATCGGCCGCCTTGCGACGCCCTGGCTCGGCAACTGCCTCGCCGTCGGCCTAGCGTCTTCCTTCCTGGAGCCGCTCGAGGCGACGTCGATCCACGGCTCGATCGTTCAGCTCATGCTGTTCGCCGACAATTACCTGAAGCATCCGGGCGACATGAACGACGCCGACAGGGCCGACTACAACCGCAGAATCGGACGTCAGGTCGACGATTTCCGGACATTTATCAACACGCATTACGTTACAGAACGTGAGGACACCGCGTTCTGGAGCAATGTCAGCGCCGAGCGGCTGCACCCCGAGACGAAGCAGCGGCTGGCACTGTGGAAAAAGGAGATGCCACGCCGCGAGCATTTCCCGTCCTTCCTCGGCGGGCTGCCGCATGTCGAGACGCAGCTTCATTACCCGGTGCTCGACGGGCTCGGACTGCTGGATCCGCAGCTGGCGCGAGCCGAGATGGCTCGTGATCCGAAGCTGCGCCAGTTCGCCCGCGAGACCTATGAGGGCCTGGTGCGCGAATATCGCGCAGCGGCGGCGAAGGCACTCGGACATGGCGACTTCCTTCGTCATGTGAACGCCCTCGGCTGA
- a CDS encoding LysE family transporter, whose amino-acid sequence MDAPLTFVLAVFALLAVPGPTNALLAAAGAERGIGAVRLIGIVLLGYGFAVSLLVALFGPLSGADPRAAAALRLAAAIWLLWSAVGLWRHAARPGAARAVTAGRLLVTTMLNPKTLVLAFAIFPPLSPAALLPYGLAFLGLASLTSLGWALAGVFLARSAGSLATPARISRATAATLALFALWVGSVGITALVA is encoded by the coding sequence ATGGACGCGCCGCTCACCTTCGTCCTTGCGGTTTTCGCGCTGCTCGCCGTGCCGGGGCCGACCAATGCGCTGCTCGCGGCGGCGGGTGCCGAACGCGGCATCGGCGCGGTTCGCCTGATCGGAATAGTCCTCCTCGGCTACGGCTTCGCCGTCTCGCTGCTCGTCGCGCTGTTCGGGCCGCTCAGCGGAGCGGACCCGCGCGCTGCCGCCGCGCTGAGGCTGGCGGCGGCCATCTGGCTGCTGTGGTCGGCCGTCGGGCTTTGGCGGCACGCCGCAAGGCCGGGAGCGGCACGGGCCGTCACGGCCGGGCGCCTGCTCGTGACGACGATGCTCAATCCGAAGACGCTGGTCCTCGCCTTCGCGATCTTCCCGCCGCTGTCGCCCGCCGCCCTTCTTCCCTATGGTCTCGCCTTTCTGGGACTGGCGAGCCTCACCTCCCTCGGGTGGGCCCTCGCGGGCGTCTTTCTCGCCCGATCGGCCGGCAGCCTCGCGACGCCGGCCCGCATCAGCCGCGCCACGGCGGCGACGCTCGCGCTCTTCGCGCTCTGGGTCGGTAGCGTCGGGATCACCGCGCTGGTGGCGTGA